In the Thermodesulfobium sp. 4217-1 genome, TTTATTAAACAAGTTCCAGATGCAGCTCAGGTTAGAGTAGACTATCATACTGGTACCCTGATTAGAGAAGGCGTCCCTGCGATAATCAATCCCTACGACACCCACGCTATTGAAGCAGCTGTCCAGCTGAAGGACAAATTCGGTGGGATAGTCTCAGTTTTAAGTATGGGTCCTCCAATGGCCGAAGAGGCTTTGAGGAAGGCTTTGTCAATGGGGGCGGATAAGGCCTATTTGTTGTGTGACAAGGTTTTTGCCGGTTCCGATACCTGGGCTACCAGTTATGCTTTGTGGGCAGGGGCACAAAAGGTTATACAGGAAAATGGACCAGTTGATATTTTTTGGGCTGGTAAACAGGCCATTGACGGTGATACCGCTCAAACTGGTCCGGGTTTGGCAACTCGGCTTGACATACCGCTTGTGACTTGTGCCATAAAGATAATAGAGGTAAAGCCTGAGAAGGGCTATATAATAGTCCAGAGATTAATTGAGGGCGGTTCTGAAACTCTTCAGGTATCTATGCCGTGCATGATTACAACAGAAAAGGAATTAAATGATCTGAGGT is a window encoding:
- a CDS encoding electron transfer flavoprotein subunit beta/FixA family protein codes for the protein MHSLVFIKQVPDAAQVRVDYHTGTLIREGVPAIINPYDTHAIEAAVQLKDKFGGIVSVLSMGPPMAEEALRKALSMGADKAYLLCDKVFAGSDTWATSYALWAGAQKVIQENGPVDIFWAGKQAIDGDTAQTGPGLATRLDIPLVTCAIKIIEVKPEKGYIIVQRLIEGGSETLQVSMPCMITTEKELNDLRFSPLPDLIKAVKSNVQLLNSTNTTIDPTQCGLKSSPTKVKRVFIPSKRERGEILELGGKEIADVLFEKLEPVLKQMGRV